Below is a genomic region from Glaciihabitans sp. INWT7.
TCGTGAACGGATTCGGACCGCTGCGGATACCCGGCCAATCCTCCGCGCTCGCGCAGGCGGCTGAAATCCTGCCGCCCGGTGAGGAGTTTGTGCACATAGGACTGGTGCCCGGTGTCGAAGACGATCGCATCGTTCGGCGAGTCGAAGACCCGATGAACTGCCATCGTCAGTTCGACGACACCGAGGTTGGGGCCGAGGTGACCGCCGGTCTTCGAGACCTCCCTGACCAGGAACTCCCGGATCTCGGCGGCAAGGACGACGAGTTGCTCTTGCGAGAGTCGGTCCAGGTCTCGGGGTCCGTGGATACTCTGCAGAAGGCTCACGACTTCAGCCTAAACCAGCGACCTCAGAACGAACTGGAGGATGCCACCGTTGCGGTAGTAGTCGGCCTCACCGGGGGTGTCGATGCGAACCACCGCGTCGAACTCGACGGTCCGCTTGCCCGGCTCGGAATGCTCGGTCGGTGCAGCGGTCACGTGAACCGTCTTCGGCGTGGTGCCCTCGTTCAGCTCCTCGAGCCCCGAGATGCTGACCACCTCGGTGCCGTCGAGCCCGAGGCTCGCCCAGCTCTCACCGGCGGGGAACTGCAGCGGCACGACTCCCATGCCGATCAGGTTGGACCGGTGGATGCGCTCGAAGCTCTCCACGATGACCGCCTTGACGCCGAGAAGGCTCGTGCCCTTCGCCGCCCAGTCGCGCGACGAGCCGGAGCCGTACTCCTTGCCGCCGAAGATGACGAGCGGGGTTCCGGCGGACTGGTAGTTCTGGCTCGCGTCGTAGATGAACGCCTGCGGGGCATCCGCCTGGGTGAAGTCGCGGGTGAATCCGCCCTCGACGTTGTCAAGGAGCTGGTTGCGCAGGCGGATGTTCGCGAAGGTACCGCGGATCATCACCTCGTGGTTGCCGCGACGCGAACCGTAGGAATTGAAGTCCTTGCGGTCGACGCCGTGGTCGGCGAGGTACTGCCCCGCCGGGCTGTCGGCCTTGATGTTGCCTGCGGGGCTGATGTGGTCCGTCGTGACCGAGTCACCGAGCTTCGCGAGCACACGGGCACCGGTGATGTCGCTCACCGGGGTGGTCTCAAGCGTCATGCCATCGAAGTAGGGGGGCTTGCGGACATAGGTGGACTCGCTGTCCCATTCGAACACCTCGCTGTCCGGCGTCGGGAGCGAGCGCCAGCGCTCGTCGCCGTCGAAGACCTCGCCGTATTCCTTCGTGAACATAGCGGTGTCGATGGACGAGTCGATGGTGGACTGCACCTCTGCGGCATCTGGCCAGATGTCCTTGAGGTAGACCTCCGCGCCATCGCTTCCGGTGCCGAGCGAGTCGGTCTCGAAGTCGAAGTTCATGGACCCGGCCAGCGCGTAGGCGATCACGAGCGGCGGGCTTGCGAGGTAGTTCATCTTCACGTCGGGGCTGATGCGACCCTCGAAGTTGCGGTTGCCCGAAAGCACCGCCGTGACCGCGAGATCGTTCTTGTTGATCGCGTCCGTGACCTCTTCGATCAGGGGACCGGTGTTGCCGATGCAGACGGTGCAGCCGTAGCCGACCGTGTAGAAGCCGAGGGCTTCGAGGTCGTCGGTCAGCCCGGCCTTCGCGTAGTAGTCCGTGACGACCTTGGAGCCGGGCGCGAGAGTCGTCTTGACCCACGGCTTGGAGGTGAGCCCCTTGCGCACGGCGTTGCGGGCCAGGAGGCCGGCCGCGAGCATGACCGAGGGGTTCGAGGTGTTGGTGCAGGAGGTGATCGCGGCGACGGCCACGGCACCGTGGTCGAGCGTGTAGTCGAGGCCGGACTTGGTGTGCACGTCCGTGGGGCGGGACACCGTCGACGGCGCGTGGCTGACGTGCGTGTGGCGATGCGTGTTGAGGTGATCCCCGGGCTGGTTGCTCGGCGGATCGGAGGCCGGGAAGGACTCCGAGATCTCCAGGTCGACCAGATCCTGGTCTACCTCGGCGTAGCTCGTGAGGTCCTTGGCGAACTGGGTCTTGGCGGAGGAGAGGATGACCCGGTCCTGGGGCCGTTTCGGCCCGGCGATCGAGGGCACCACCGTCGTGAGGTCGAGCTCGAGGTACTCGCTGAAGGTGGGCTCGGAGTCCGCGTCGTGCCAGAGCGTCTGCAGCTTGGCATAGGCCTCGACCAGGGCGACCTGCTCCTCACTGCGACCGGTGAGGCGAAGGTAATCGAGAGTGACGTCATCGATCGGGAACATGGCGGCGGTCGAACCGAATTCCGGGCTCATGTTGCCGATGGTGGCGCGGTTCGCCAGCGGCACGGCGGCGACTCCGGCACCGTAGAACTCCACGAATTTGCCGACGACACCGTGCTTGCGCAGCTGTTCGGTGATGGTGAGCACGACATCCGTCGCCGTCACGCCGGTGGGGATGACGCCGGTGAGCTTGAAGCCCACGACCTTGGGGATGAGCATCGAGACGGGCTGGCCGAGCATGGCGGCCTCGGCTTCGATGCCGCCGACTCCCCAGCCGAGCACCCCGAGCCCGTTGACCATCGTGGTGTGCGAGTCGGTGCCGACGCAGGTGTCGGGATAGGCCTGCAGCACCCCGTCGACGGTACGGGTCATCGTCACTCTGGCGAGGTACTCGATGTTGACCTGGTGCACGATTCCGGTTCCCGGCGGCACGACCTTGAAGTCGTCGAACGCGGTCTGTCCCCAGCGCAGGAACTGGTAGCGCTCCCCGTTTCGCTCGTATTCGATCTCGACGTTGCGCTCGAGCGCATTCTCCGAACCGAACAGGTCGGCGATCACGGAGTGGTCGATCACGAGCTCGGCGGGGGCGAGGGGGTTGATCTTCTTCGGGTCTCCCCCGAGGGCGGAGACCGCCTCGCGCATGGTGGCGAGGTCGACGATGCAGGGCACCCCGGTGAAGTCCTGCATGATCACCCGGGCTGGCGTGAACTGGATCTCGGTGTCTGGGTCGGCCGTCGGCACCCAGGACCCGAGGGCCTCGATCTGCGACTTCGTCACGTTCGCGCCGTCTTCGGTGCGCAGAAGGTTCTCGAGCAGAACTTTGAGGCTGTAGGGCAGCTTCTCGTACCCGGGCACCCGATCGACCCGGAAGATCTCGTAGTCGGTAGAACCGACCGTCAGGGTGTCCTTCGAACCGAAGCTGTTGACCTGCGACATTGCGCGACTCCCTTGCTGAGCTGTAAGAGGTGTGATCTCTTGACGAGACATCCGCTGTCATCCTGAACCTCGACCGGCGACCATGCCAGCAAGGTAAGCCTAAGTCTCCCCCGGCTCGGACGGCAGCTAAAGTATCTTGACGTCAAGATACTTTAGCACGATGATCAGTCGCTACTCGGTCGGGCCGGGCTCGTGTAGACAGCGCGCACGAGAAGCCACGTCACCCACAGCATCCCCGCATACAGAGGGATGCCGAGGAGCAGTTTCACGCCCGCGAGCCACTCCGCCTCTTTGGCGAGGTACAGCGGCACCTCTACGGCGAGCCGGAGCGCGAAGAGTCCTGCCCACAGCCACGTCGTGAGGTAGAGCACCCTGCGCTTCGCCTTCTGCTTGCGCCACTGGGTGGTCTCGTTGGTGAGGAACCCGACGATGACGCCGATGAGGGGCCACCGCACGAGGATGCTGAGCAGAAGCACACTCAGACTCGCGATGTTGATGATGATGCCCGGGATGAAGTTCGCCTCGGCGCGACCCGAGATCAGGGCGAGAACCGCCGAGATGGCGATGCCGGCGATGCCGGCGAAGGCCTGCGTGATCGGAGTACGGGTGGCAAGCCTGACCACCACGAACAGCACGGCGAGCCCCACCGGGACCAACACCGACAGTGCAACGTTCTTCGTTGCGGCGTAGAGCACGAGGAAAGCCAGTCCGGGAAGGATCGACTCGACGAGGCCACGCACCCCGCCCACCGCCTTCAGCAGCGATCCTGCTGTCGGCACTTCGCCCGGGGCGACCTGTCCGAGACCGGTCTTGCGCATCGCGTCCGCGAACGCCTCACGAAACCCCGGTTCCGGCGATTTTTCGTCGGCCACCCGGCTAGGCGCCCGGTGTCGACGGCATGTCGTCCGCCGCCGCAGCGGTCTTCGGCATATGGAGAGGGATGAGGTCGCGCGGCGGCATCGGCGTCTTGCCGCGCACGACGACGACACTGCGGAATAGCTCCTCGATCTTCGAGGCGGCCTCCTGGTCGACCGCGCCGTCGCCGGCGATCACACCCCGCAGGAACCAGCGAGGCCCGTCGACTCCGATGAATCGCGCCAGTCGGGTGGAATCGGGCTGTCCCGGGGTCGTTGCCGGAATTTCGGCGAGCAGCTCCGGACCGAAGGGACCGACAGAGAGTCGGGTCGTTCCACCCTGCTTCGCGATCTGTTCGGCGATCTGCTCGCGGATCTCATGCCAGAGACCGGATGTGCGGGGAGCCGCGAAAGGCTGCACCTGAAGGGTGGACCCGGCGTAGTCGAGGCCGACTGCGACGACCCGCTGACTGCCCTCCTCCACCTCGAGGCGCAGCTGAAGACCCTCCCGCGGAAGGATCTTCACTCCACCGAGATCGACGTAGGGGCGCACCGGGTTCGCCTCAGATTCGTCGAGCGGTCCCTCGGTCTCCCGATCGGCAGGGGCGGACTTCAGCTGCTCGTCCGGGGCACTGGCCTCGGTGGCGTCGCTCGGCTGGATCTCGCCGGAGGTGTTGGTGTCGCTCACAGGAGCTCTCCTTGTTGGTCGTGATGGGGTGTATCGCTGTCAAGCGTCGCATAGCCGGTCGATCCGAATCCGGATTCCCCGCGATGACTGCCCGGGAGCGTCGAGACGGGGATGAACCTCGCCCGGCTCACCGGCATGATCACCAACTGGGCGATCCGGTCTCCGACCGCGACAGAGTACGGCACCGAGCTGTCGGTATTCAGCAGGGTGACGCTGATCTCCCCGCGGTAGCCGGCATCCACGGTGCCCGGACTGTTGACGATGGTGATGCCGTGCCGCGACGCGAGCCCGCTGCGCGGCACCACGAAGGCCACAAAACCGTCGGGCAGGGCGATCGAGACGCCGGTTGCGACTGTTGCACGCTGGCCCGGGTCGAGCTGCACCGCTTCCGCTGCCGTGAGGTCGGCACCAGCGTCACCGGGATGCGAGTAGCTTGGCATCCGGTCGGCGACGATCAGTACTTCAACGCTTTGAGCCACGTCACGAGGGTAGTGCAGAACGCGCAGGGGGTTGGAGCACGGCAAAGTCTGATCGAATAGGGACTATGACGCAGAACCCGCCCGGCGGCCCCTCGACCCTCTCGACGCTCTATCGCGAGCGCATCTGGCCATCGCCCTGGGTGTTCGTATCGACGGCCCTGGTCATCCCGGCGAGCCTGCTCGTTTTCCTGCCGATCAACCTCTTCGCCGGGGTGATCGTGGCCATCGTGCTCTACGGCGCCGTGGTTCTCGTGCTCGTGGCGACATCCCCGATCATCGAGGTGCTGCCCGGCGAACTCGTCGCCGGTCGGGCGCGAGTGCCGGTGGACCTCATTGCGGGGGTGACCGCCTTCAGAGGAGAGGAGGCGACCTTGCAGCGCGGTCGCCTACTCGACGCGCGGGCCTGGCTGCTCATCCGCGGCTGGGTCGCACCGGTCGTGAAGATCGACCTCGCCGACGCGAGCGACCCGACCCCGTATTGGATCGTGTCCACCCGCACCCCCGATGCGCTGACCGCCGCGCTGACCTCCGCGATCGACTCCGCCCGCGCCGCCTAGCTCAATGCAGAAGCGATCAGGCCGCGCACTCCTGGCAGATCGGACCGAGCTTCTCTTCGTGGTCGAGCTGCGAACGGTGCTTCACGAGGAAGCAGTTGACACAGGTGAATTCGTCGGCCTGCGGAGGCAGCACCACGACATCGAGGTCGAGGTCTGAGAGGTCTGCACCAGGAAGCTCGAAACCCCCGGGATTGTCGGCGTCGTCGACGTCGACCACACCGGACATCTTGTCCGGGACGCGCTCTTTGAGAGCCTCGATCGACTCGGAGTCGTCGTCGGTCTTTCGAGGTGCGTCGTAGTCGGTTGCCATGCCCATCCAGTTCTTGAAAATATCGATTGGTCTCAATCGGCGGCCATAGTTTGCATCATTAGTTTGCGAATAGCAAACCACTGCCAAACGACCGTGAATCCGACTTCTGTGCAACTTGCGGCACGCCCGGGATATTCCCGGGATTTGGGGATGGGGCGTGCGACTCTAGAGGCGAAGAAGTGACCGCGAGAGGCGTTCAGCATGCAAGACCTGAGAGTCATCGGAGTGGAGAACGGCGCACTCCTCGTCGCATCAGACGAAGGTACCAAGTACCGCATCGCCATCGACGAAGTACTGCAGTCCAGACTGCGCCAGGCGATCCCCGACCCGGGATCGGGGCGAAAGCTCGCGCCACGGGAGATCCAGGCCCACATCCGTTCCGGGATGTCGGCGCAGGATGTCGCGGCCATCACCGGCGTTCCGCTCGACTACATCCAGAAATTCGAGGGCCCCGTGCTCGCCGAGCGCGAGTTCGTCGTGAACTCCGCGCTCAACGTGCCCGTGCACACGGCGATGGAGACAGACCCACTCGGTGGCGGCTCGACCTTCGGCACTGTCATCCGCGAACGCCTCTATGACCTCGGCGCTATCGATGAGCGGTGGGCGAGCTGGAAAGAGGTCGGCGGCGGCTGGGTCGTGAAGCTCGCCTTCAGTGCGGAACAGATCGAGCGGGACGCCCGCTGGCGGTTCGATCCCAAGAAGGCCGCGCTTTCCCCGCTCAACAACGAAGCGATCACGCTGTCCCAGCAGGGGGATGCCTCCGGCGCGCTGGTTCCCCGCCTGCGTGCGGTCGGAGACGAAGAGCGCCAACCCGACCAGTCGCGCTTCGACAGCGGCGCCTTCACCAGCGAAGAGCTCTCTCAGCAGGAGCCGGGGCGTTCACGTCTCGAGGTGGTGCCCTATGGACGACTGGATGATGCGCCGGCCGCCGTCTCGGATGCCGCGATAAATCGTGCGCCAGCCCCCGACGAGTCCGAATCGAACCAGACTGCCGACCTCCTCGAGGCCCTGCGTCGCCGTCGTGGCGAGCGCGAGTCCGCCGGGTTCGGCGACGAGGCGATCGCTGCCGACTCGAAGTCTGCTCATCCCTCGACCGGCACCATCCGTCTCGTGGATGTGCCCCTCGATGTCTTCGGCGACGAGAACGACGACCGGCCGGGAAACACCGCCCCCCAGCCGAATGTGTTCCAGCCCCGAGCGTCGTCACGGAAGGGACGGGCGTCGATGCCGAGCTGGGACGAGATCGTCTTCGGCGCGCGCTCGGACGACGACCTGTAGCTCAGCCTTCCGATGGTCTCGCGACGCTCGCACGGTCAGCGGGCGAATGCGCCGAAGCGGAGGAGTGGCACGGAGAGCTCATCGGCCGACCATGAGCCGTGCTGCCCCACCATGTTCCGGCCCGTGTTGCCGGTGACTCTCGAGTCGTAATAGGCGATGCCCTTTCGCGCGGCCACGATGACGTCGCCGATTCGCGGGGCCACCTCGGCATAGACCACGGCACCGAACCACCCCGATTCGATCGCTTCTGAGCGCGAGACGATCCACGATCGGGATCCCTCGATCTCTCGCCAGGCCGCCAGCACCGACGCACGAAGTGCCTCTGAAGCATCCGGTTCGAAATGGAGCTGCAGGGCCCGCGGCTCCCCCGCGACGAAGCGGATGCCGTCGATCAGGCGGGCTTCCGAATCGAAAAGCACCTGCGCGCTCGGCGGCACGTCGAGCACACCGTGATCAGCGGTCAAAAGCATCCCCTCGTCTGCGCGGAGCGTCGGGGCGAACGCCTGCACCTCGCTGTCGAGCTCCTCGAGAGCCGCGGTCCACTGTTGCGACTGCCAACCCCACGCATGACCGGCCTGGTCGAGCTCGGGCACATACAGGTAGATCAGTCCCCGGTCGATCTCGTCGAGAGTGCGCCGAGCCTCCTGGAAGCGGTCCGACATCGTCGCTCCGCTGCGGTATTCCGCACCCCGCAGCACCGCGCGAGTGAAACCGGACGACCGATAGCGCTCTGTGCCGATCGCGAAGCTCGGGATACCGGCTTCGCGGGCCGTCTCGAAGAGGGTCGGCACCCGCTGCCAGGTGGCCGGATCCAGCCGGGCATCCCATCCGCTCAGCTGGTTCACGACGCGGTCGTTCGCCGCGTCGAGCACGCTGTACCCGACGAGCCCGTGGATACCGGCCGACTCACCGGTGGTGAGCGTGGCCAACGCCGCGGCTGTGGTCGAGGGGAACCGCGCTCCGATGATCGATCCGGCCGTGAGCAGTGGCGCCAGGGTTCGCGCGTGCCCGCGCCGTGCAGTGAGGGCGGATGTTCCGAGCCCGTCGACCAGCAGCACGATCGCCTTCTGCACCGGCGGCAATGCCAAGCGATTCGTCTCATGAGCGATGGTTTGAAGGGAACTTGGCACGACATCGGCAAGGCTGAACCGGTGCGTTTTGGTGGCCGGTAGCATGGGGGCAATCCTATGACTACTCCCGAAATCCCTCCTGCGCAGCCCAGCGGGGAACGCATCGACACCGTCGACGTCTCCACCGAGATGGAGGGGTCGTTTCTCGAGTACGCCTACTCCGTGATCTACTCTC
It encodes:
- a CDS encoding DUF4193 domain-containing protein; the protein is MATDYDAPRKTDDDSESIEALKERVPDKMSGVVDVDDADNPGGFELPGADLSDLDLDVVVLPPQADEFTCVNCFLVKHRSQLDHEEKLGPICQECAA
- the acnA gene encoding aconitate hydratase AcnA, which gives rise to MSQVNSFGSKDTLTVGSTDYEIFRVDRVPGYEKLPYSLKVLLENLLRTEDGANVTKSQIEALGSWVPTADPDTEIQFTPARVIMQDFTGVPCIVDLATMREAVSALGGDPKKINPLAPAELVIDHSVIADLFGSENALERNVEIEYERNGERYQFLRWGQTAFDDFKVVPPGTGIVHQVNIEYLARVTMTRTVDGVLQAYPDTCVGTDSHTTMVNGLGVLGWGVGGIEAEAAMLGQPVSMLIPKVVGFKLTGVIPTGVTATDVVLTITEQLRKHGVVGKFVEFYGAGVAAVPLANRATIGNMSPEFGSTAAMFPIDDVTLDYLRLTGRSEEQVALVEAYAKLQTLWHDADSEPTFSEYLELDLTTVVPSIAGPKRPQDRVILSSAKTQFAKDLTSYAEVDQDLVDLEISESFPASDPPSNQPGDHLNTHRHTHVSHAPSTVSRPTDVHTKSGLDYTLDHGAVAVAAITSCTNTSNPSVMLAAGLLARNAVRKGLTSKPWVKTTLAPGSKVVTDYYAKAGLTDDLEALGFYTVGYGCTVCIGNTGPLIEEVTDAINKNDLAVTAVLSGNRNFEGRISPDVKMNYLASPPLVIAYALAGSMNFDFETDSLGTGSDGAEVYLKDIWPDAAEVQSTIDSSIDTAMFTKEYGEVFDGDERWRSLPTPDSEVFEWDSESTYVRKPPYFDGMTLETTPVSDITGARVLAKLGDSVTTDHISPAGNIKADSPAGQYLADHGVDRKDFNSYGSRRGNHEVMIRGTFANIRLRNQLLDNVEGGFTRDFTQADAPQAFIYDASQNYQSAGTPLVIFGGKEYGSGSSRDWAAKGTSLLGVKAVIVESFERIHRSNLIGMGVVPLQFPAGESWASLGLDGTEVVSISGLEELNEGTTPKTVHVTAAPTEHSEPGKRTVEFDAVVRIDTPGEADYYRNGGILQFVLRSLV
- a CDS encoding DUF3710 domain-containing protein encodes the protein MSDTNTSGEIQPSDATEASAPDEQLKSAPADRETEGPLDESEANPVRPYVDLGGVKILPREGLQLRLEVEEGSQRVVAVGLDYAGSTLQVQPFAAPRTSGLWHEIREQIAEQIAKQGGTTRLSVGPFGPELLAEIPATTPGQPDSTRLARFIGVDGPRWFLRGVIAGDGAVDQEAASKIEELFRSVVVVRGKTPMPPRDLIPLHMPKTAAAADDMPSTPGA
- a CDS encoding DUF3159 domain-containing protein, which encodes MADEKSPEPGFREAFADAMRKTGLGQVAPGEVPTAGSLLKAVGGVRGLVESILPGLAFLVLYAATKNVALSVLVPVGLAVLFVVVRLATRTPITQAFAGIAGIAISAVLALISGRAEANFIPGIIINIASLSVLLLSILVRWPLIGVIVGFLTNETTQWRKQKAKRRVLYLTTWLWAGLFALRLAVEVPLYLAKEAEWLAGVKLLLGIPLYAGMLWVTWLLVRAVYTSPARPSSD
- the dut gene encoding dUTP diphosphatase, producing the protein MPSYSHPGDAGADLTAAEAVQLDPGQRATVATGVSIALPDGFVAFVVPRSGLASRHGITIVNSPGTVDAGYRGEISVTLLNTDSSVPYSVAVGDRIAQLVIMPVSRARFIPVSTLPGSHRGESGFGSTGYATLDSDTPHHDQQGELL
- a CDS encoding DUF3093 domain-containing protein: MTQNPPGGPSTLSTLYRERIWPSPWVFVSTALVIPASLLVFLPINLFAGVIVAIVLYGAVVLVLVATSPIIEVLPGELVAGRARVPVDLIAGVTAFRGEEATLQRGRLLDARAWLLIRGWVAPVVKIDLADASDPTPYWIVSTRTPDALTAALTSAIDSARAA
- the sepH gene encoding septation protein SepH translates to MQDLRVIGVENGALLVASDEGTKYRIAIDEVLQSRLRQAIPDPGSGRKLAPREIQAHIRSGMSAQDVAAITGVPLDYIQKFEGPVLAEREFVVNSALNVPVHTAMETDPLGGGSTFGTVIRERLYDLGAIDERWASWKEVGGGWVVKLAFSAEQIERDARWRFDPKKAALSPLNNEAITLSQQGDASGALVPRLRAVGDEERQPDQSRFDSGAFTSEELSQQEPGRSRLEVVPYGRLDDAPAAVSDAAINRAPAPDESESNQTADLLEALRRRRGERESAGFGDEAIAADSKSAHPSTGTIRLVDVPLDVFGDENDDRPGNTAPQPNVFQPRASSRKGRASMPSWDEIVFGARSDDDL
- a CDS encoding alkaline phosphatase family protein, translated to MALPPVQKAIVLLVDGLGTSALTARRGHARTLAPLLTAGSIIGARFPSTTAAALATLTTGESAGIHGLVGYSVLDAANDRVVNQLSGWDARLDPATWQRVPTLFETAREAGIPSFAIGTERYRSSGFTRAVLRGAEYRSGATMSDRFQEARRTLDEIDRGLIYLYVPELDQAGHAWGWQSQQWTAALEELDSEVQAFAPTLRADEGMLLTADHGVLDVPPSAQVLFDSEARLIDGIRFVAGEPRALQLHFEPDASEALRASVLAAWREIEGSRSWIVSRSEAIESGWFGAVVYAEVAPRIGDVIVAARKGIAYYDSRVTGNTGRNMVGQHGSWSADELSVPLLRFGAFAR